The genomic segment GGTCTCCGCCTGCTCCGCGTCTCGGAGGACTATCAGGGGGCGGTTCGCCTCGCCGATCGTCTCGCGCGCACCGTCGAGCCCGACCACGAGGGCGTGGAGACGGGACAGCAGGGGAATCTTCGCTGGGAGCGCCGCGTATCCCTGGTTGCGGTGCCTGATGAGCTGACGACCGGCGCCGGGCCGCAGCCCCGCCTGTATGCCGTATCGGTGGCGGTGGGCTGGGGAGCCCACCGCACGCTCGAGCTGACCAGCCTGCGCGCGGTCGTGCCGAGCTCGGACGGGTCGAAGACCGAGGACGCGATGCGATGAGAGCCCGGCGCCCTGCGGGATTCACGCTCGTCGAGGTGCTGCTCGCCCTCAGCATCGGGGCGGCCTTGCTGGTGGTGGTGTTTGGGGGTGTCCGGGCCGGGCTGGCCGCGTGGAGCCGCGGCGAGGCCCGCGCGATGGCCCTCGAGCACGATCGCAGCCTGGAGCAGCTGCTCTCGCAGACGATCGCGGGCGCGTTTCCCTACCGCGGCAACGCCGCCCGGGTCGGCGCTTCCGGGCTTCTTTTCGACGGCCGGCCCGATCGCCTGACGCTCGTCACCGTCGCCCCGCCCATTCCCGCGTCGATTCCCATCGCGTTCACGGCGGTCCACGTCTCCCGCGACGAGGGGGGCCTGGCGGTGCGTCAGCTCGCACTGCCCAACCCCGAGCCGGTGGACCAAACGGCGGCCGTCCTCGTGGACTCCAGCGTGGTGGCGCTGCGCTTCCGCTACCTCGACAAGGAGGACGAGACCTGGAGTGACCGGTGGGAGATGGGCGTGGGCCGAGAGAACGGCCTACCGCGCGCCGTGGAAATCCGATTGACGACGGCGGTCGGCGGGCGCCTCGTGGAGCATCTTCCGCTCGTGGTCTCAATCCGGGCCCTCACCCCATGAGGCGCGAGCGTGGCTTCGTGCTCATCTCGGTCCTGCTGGCGCTGACCCTCCTGGCGCTCGTCGTCACCGAGTTCGTGTTCTCGATGCGCCTCGAGGCGTCCATGGCCCGCTCGTACCGCGACCAGGTCCTCGCGGAGCACCTGGCCGACGCCGCCGTGCAGCAGGCGGTCCGGGAGATCCTGGGCCAGGCGCAGATCGTGGCTCCCGACGAGGCGGGACAGCTGGTTTTCTATCGGGCGCTGCCGGGCCAGACGCAGCCGCGGCGGCTGCCCGCCATGTCCCGCACGCGCGTGCCTCTGGGGCGAGGGGAATTCTCCTACCGGATCACGGACGAGGCCGCGCGCCTGGACATCAACGCGACGCCTCCCGCCCGGCTGGATCGCCTGCTCGCCGCGCTCGGGCTCGGCCGCTCGGAGCGCGACATCATCAACGATTCCATCCAGGACTGGCGCGACCGCGACGAGCTCCGCCGGCTCAACGGCGCCGAGAGCGAGGACACCTATCTCAAGCTCCCCGTGCCGTATCGTTCGCGGAACGGCAATCTCCAGGATGTGGCTGAGCTGCGCCAGATTCGCGGCGTGACGCCCGAGCTCTTCGCGGGGACGGCCGAGCGTCCCGGCCTCCGTGACCTTCTCACAGCCATCGCGCTCGGCGGCGTCAATCTGAACACCGCCCCCGCGCCGGTGCTGACCGCCTTCGGCCTCGCGGATGCCGAGGTGTCCGAGGTGCTGGGAGCGCGCGGCCGCACGCCGTACCTCACGCTGCCAACTCGCTTCGCGGGCCGTGGCCTCGTGGTGGAGACGGCCACGTTCCGGATCGAGGCGGAAGGCGTCCTCCCGGGCTCGGCCCGGAGCCGCCTCGTTGCCGTCATCCAGCGCGGGAGGCCGGGCGGCGGCGCGGGCGTGACGGTCCGGCAA from the Candidatus Methylomirabilota bacterium genome contains:
- a CDS encoding prepilin-type N-terminal cleavage/methylation domain-containing protein, with the protein product MSRGFTLLEVLVAIAILGVALVAMMQLSAQGLRLLRVSEDYQGAVRLADRLARTVEPDHEGVETGQQGNLRWERRVSLVAVPDELTTGAGPQPRLYAVSVAVGWGAHRTLELTSLRAVVPSSDGSKTEDAMR
- a CDS encoding type II secretion system protein GspJ, which gives rise to MRARRPAGFTLVEVLLALSIGAALLVVVFGGVRAGLAAWSRGEARAMALEHDRSLEQLLSQTIAGAFPYRGNAARVGASGLLFDGRPDRLTLVTVAPPIPASIPIAFTAVHVSRDEGGLAVRQLALPNPEPVDQTAAVLVDSSVVALRFRYLDKEDETWSDRWEMGVGRENGLPRAVEIRLTTAVGGRLVEHLPLVVSIRALTP